A stretch of the Chitinophaga sp. Cy-1792 genome encodes the following:
- a CDS encoding glycoside hydrolase family 30 beta sandwich domain-containing protein, translating to MKKIFLAGTFLMAFMANGFSQQKKVTVYTTAENTQLRLAQTATLDFKEMGQPLETQPCVFVDPTVTFQTFIGIGGALTDASAETFAKLPKAKQEELLKAYYNVNNGIGYTFARTNIASCDFSSDTYAYVEENDSTLKTFNVKHDLQYKIPFIKAATQAAGGKLPLFVSPWSPPAWMKDNNNVLKGGHLLPRFYQSWANHYVKFINTYESMGIPVWGLSVQNEPMATQKWESCIFTAEQERDFIKKNLGPTLQKAGLAGKKLIAWDHNRDLLYQRASTLLHDKDAAKYIWGIGYHWYETWTGSDQQFQNEKLVAQAFPDKPLVFTEGCIEKFDYNRLNDWAIGERYGYSLVNDFNSGTVAWTDWNVLLDENGGPNHVGNFCFAPVHANLKTGELIYTNAYYYLGHFSKFIRPGAKRVVASSSRSQLQTTAFRNADGKVVVEVLNTSDKEISYALWIAGKAATTVSQPHSMNTLIID from the coding sequence ATGAAGAAAATCTTTCTGGCGGGCACTTTCCTGATGGCATTCATGGCCAATGGATTTAGTCAGCAAAAAAAAGTTACAGTATATACTACTGCTGAAAATACGCAATTAAGACTGGCACAAACAGCTACCCTCGACTTCAAAGAAATGGGTCAGCCGCTGGAAACACAGCCCTGCGTATTCGTAGACCCTACCGTTACCTTCCAGACTTTCATCGGTATCGGTGGTGCGCTTACAGATGCCTCGGCTGAAACCTTTGCCAAACTGCCTAAAGCAAAACAGGAAGAACTCCTGAAAGCTTACTATAATGTAAATAACGGTATCGGATATACGTTTGCACGCACCAATATCGCGAGCTGCGACTTCTCCAGCGATACCTATGCATATGTTGAAGAGAATGACTCTACGCTGAAAACTTTCAACGTAAAACATGACCTGCAATATAAGATCCCTTTCATTAAAGCCGCTACACAGGCTGCCGGTGGTAAACTGCCACTGTTCGTGAGCCCGTGGAGTCCACCAGCATGGATGAAAGACAATAACAACGTATTAAAAGGTGGTCATCTCCTTCCGCGCTTCTATCAATCATGGGCTAATCACTATGTGAAGTTCATCAACACTTATGAGTCAATGGGTATTCCTGTGTGGGGACTGTCTGTTCAGAATGAACCGATGGCAACACAGAAATGGGAGTCCTGCATCTTTACTGCTGAGCAGGAGAGAGACTTTATTAAGAAAAATTTAGGCCCAACCTTACAGAAGGCTGGCCTGGCGGGCAAAAAACTGATCGCCTGGGACCACAACCGCGATCTGCTGTATCAACGTGCCAGCACTTTACTGCATGATAAAGACGCGGCAAAATATATCTGGGGTATCGGTTACCACTGGTACGAAACCTGGACCGGCAGCGATCAGCAGTTCCAGAACGAAAAGCTGGTAGCACAGGCATTCCCTGATAAGCCACTGGTATTTACAGAAGGCTGCATCGAGAAATTCGACTACAACCGCTTAAATGACTGGGCTATCGGTGAACGCTATGGCTATAGCCTCGTCAACGACTTTAACAGCGGTACTGTGGCCTGGACAGACTGGAACGTACTCCTGGATGAAAACGGTGGTCCAAACCATGTGGGCAACTTCTGTTTTGCACCGGTACATGCCAACCTGAAAACGGGTGAGCTGATTTACACCAATGCTTACTACTATCTGGGGCATTTCTCCAAGTTCATCCGCCCGGGTGCTAAGCGTGTAGTGGCTTCCAGCAGCCGTTCACAGCTACAGACTACTGCCTTCCGCAATGCAGATGGTAAAGTGGTGGTAGAAGTACTGAATACGAGCGATAAGGAAATTTCCTATGCGCTCTGGATCGCCGGAAAAGCAGCAACGACCGTAAGCCAGCCGCATTCCATGAACACATTAATAATTGACTAA
- a CDS encoding Crp/Fnr family transcriptional regulator, translating into MDVLNSITAFQSSPELREKLHEYSDVKTFKEGDVILNEQSNIRAIPIVVSGSMRVMRTDDDGREILLYYIRAGESCIMSFLGGLHQEESKVKAVVEEDAEIYFLPIDKVGVFIKEYPEWLDYIFRLYHKRFEELLEVVNAVAFRKTDERLLQLLQKKAALTGSNKLQVTHEQLANELGTARAVVSRLLKQLEENKVVKLGRNKLELL; encoded by the coding sequence ATGGATGTATTGAATAGTATTACCGCTTTCCAGTCCAGCCCCGAATTACGGGAAAAACTGCATGAATACAGTGATGTCAAGACTTTTAAGGAAGGTGATGTAATCCTCAACGAGCAATCAAATATCAGGGCAATTCCGATCGTTGTCAGTGGCAGTATGCGTGTGATGCGTACCGATGATGATGGGCGGGAAATCCTGTTATATTACATCCGTGCCGGCGAAAGCTGCATCATGTCTTTCCTGGGCGGCCTGCATCAGGAAGAAAGCAAGGTGAAAGCCGTGGTAGAAGAAGATGCAGAGATATACTTTCTGCCGATAGATAAAGTAGGCGTATTCATCAAAGAATACCCGGAATGGTTAGATTATATATTTAGATTATACCATAAGAGGTTCGAAGAATTGCTGGAAGTCGTGAATGCAGTAGCTTTCCGAAAAACAGATGAGCGGTTGTTACAGCTCCTGCAAAAGAAAGCGGCGCTCACCGGCAGTAACAAATTACAGGTGACACATGAACAGCTGGCTAACGAGCTGGGAACAGCCAGAGCGGTAGTTTCCAGGCTCCTGAAACAGCTGGAAGAGAACAAGGTGGTTAAGCTGGGACGTAATAAATTAGAACTTTTATAG
- a CDS encoding rhodanese-like domain-containing protein translates to MHIEQIYTGCLAQGAYYISSAGEAAIIDPLRDTTPYLRRAEKDGVKIKYIFETHFHADFVSGHLDLQKETGAPIIYGPGADPAFEAIIATDGQEFKIGDVTIKVLHTPGHTLESVTYLLKDEEGKDHAIFSGDTLFLGDVGRPDLAQKMDGITKEDLAGMLYDSLTKKIMPLADDIIVYPAHGAGSACGKNMMKETVDTLGHQKEINYALNQPDKAHFIKAVTDGLLPPPEYFPANVLMNKQGYKSMDEVLKKGLMALSPADFEQAANDTRAMILDTRDNGDFAQGFVPRSVNIGLRGDFAPWVGALIGDVSQPILLVSNPGTETEVIERLSRVGFDNVIGYLNGSFEAWKNAGKSIDIINRIPAEQFAAELKDDTTVIDVRKESEYNAEHVSDAYNKPLGDISHWLKDLDHNKHFYIHCAGGYRSMIAASILQMHGYRNFSEVAGGFNAINKTNVPVTDFVCQSRVFKQ, encoded by the coding sequence ATGCACATTGAACAGATTTACACAGGTTGTTTGGCCCAGGGTGCCTATTATATCAGTTCTGCCGGCGAGGCAGCGATCATAGATCCATTGAGAGATACTACGCCTTACCTCCGCAGAGCTGAAAAAGACGGTGTTAAGATCAAATATATCTTCGAAACACACTTCCATGCCGATTTCGTTTCCGGTCACCTCGACCTGCAAAAGGAAACAGGTGCGCCTATCATATATGGCCCCGGCGCTGACCCGGCATTTGAAGCCATCATCGCTACCGATGGCCAGGAATTTAAAATTGGCGACGTTACCATAAAAGTATTACATACGCCAGGGCATACCCTGGAAAGTGTTACCTATCTCCTGAAAGATGAAGAAGGCAAAGACCACGCGATATTCAGTGGTGATACCCTCTTCCTCGGAGACGTAGGACGCCCTGATCTTGCCCAGAAAATGGACGGGATTACCAAAGAAGACCTGGCAGGGATGCTGTATGATAGTCTTACAAAGAAGATTATGCCGCTGGCAGATGATATTATCGTATATCCTGCTCACGGTGCAGGGTCCGCCTGCGGTAAGAATATGATGAAAGAAACAGTGGATACACTGGGGCATCAGAAAGAGATCAACTATGCATTGAACCAGCCGGACAAGGCGCACTTCATAAAAGCGGTAACAGACGGGCTGCTACCGCCACCGGAATATTTTCCTGCCAATGTACTCATGAACAAACAAGGGTACAAAAGCATGGACGAAGTATTGAAAAAAGGCCTCATGGCATTGTCTCCCGCCGACTTTGAACAGGCCGCCAATGATACGCGTGCGATGATCCTGGATACACGTGATAATGGCGACTTTGCACAGGGATTTGTACCTCGTTCCGTGAATATCGGCCTCCGTGGCGACTTTGCGCCATGGGTGGGCGCCCTGATAGGCGATGTTTCCCAACCGATACTGCTGGTAAGCAATCCGGGTACAGAAACGGAAGTCATCGAACGCCTGAGCCGTGTTGGATTTGATAACGTTATCGGCTATCTGAATGGCAGCTTTGAAGCCTGGAAAAATGCCGGTAAATCCATTGATATCATCAACCGGATTCCTGCAGAACAGTTTGCCGCTGAATTAAAAGACGATACTACGGTCATAGACGTACGAAAAGAGTCGGAGTATAATGCGGAACATGTCAGCGATGCATATAACAAGCCATTAGGTGATATCAGCCACTGGCTGAAAGATCTTGATCACAACAAACATTTTTATATTCACTGTGCCGGTGGCTATCGGAGCATGATAGCAGCCAGCATCCTGCAAATGCACGGATACCGCAACTTCAGCGAAGTGGCCGGAGGATTCAATGCAATTAATAAAACCAACGTACCCGTAACGGACTTCGTTTGCCAATCGAGAGTATTTAAACAATAA
- a CDS encoding YeeE/YedE family protein, which yields MEQIISLIRQPWPWYVAGPLIGLTVPVLLLLGNKSFGISSSLRHVCAACMPAKIPFFSYDWKKEKWNLFFALGILLGGFIAMTFLRESTAVTVHPNLVKELAGYGIHDYSSLVPPDLFSWPSLLSVRGLIMMVGGGFLVGFGTRYAGGCTSGHSIMGLSSLQWPSLVATCCFMAGGFIMANLILPTILSL from the coding sequence ATGGAACAAATCATTTCGTTGATTCGTCAGCCCTGGCCATGGTATGTGGCTGGGCCGCTGATAGGACTTACAGTACCTGTGCTGCTGCTTTTAGGTAACAAATCTTTTGGAATTTCCTCGTCACTGCGACATGTATGTGCCGCCTGTATGCCGGCTAAAATACCGTTCTTCAGCTACGACTGGAAAAAGGAAAAATGGAATTTGTTTTTTGCTTTGGGAATATTACTGGGTGGATTTATCGCCATGACTTTTCTGCGCGAAAGTACGGCCGTAACCGTACATCCCAACCTGGTAAAGGAACTGGCAGGTTATGGCATCCATGACTATTCTTCATTGGTACCCCCCGACCTGTTCTCCTGGCCGTCCCTGCTCAGTGTCCGCGGCCTCATCATGATGGTCGGTGGCGGCTTCCTGGTAGGTTTTGGAACCCGCTATGCCGGCGGATGTACCAGTGGTCATTCCATCATGGGATTGTCCAGCCTGCAATGGCCTTCACTCGTAGCTACCTGTTGCTTCATGGCCGGTGGATTTATCATGGCAAATCTGATACTGCCTACCATCTTATCGCTCTAA
- a CDS encoding DUF6691 family protein: MLKYLLAGTAFGIILVKAELVSWFRIQEMFRLQSFHLYGIIGSAVIVGMISILIIKKFGIRTISGEKVNIPDKKFNKGQIYGGLIFGLGWALTGACPGPLLAQAGGGVTVIAVTLLSAVAGTWVYGRFREKLPH; the protein is encoded by the coding sequence ATGTTGAAATATTTACTGGCAGGAACTGCCTTCGGAATAATATTGGTAAAAGCTGAACTCGTGAGCTGGTTTCGTATCCAGGAGATGTTCAGGTTACAATCTTTTCACCTCTATGGCATCATTGGAAGTGCTGTGATAGTAGGAATGATTTCTATCTTAATTATTAAAAAGTTCGGCATCCGAACAATATCAGGTGAAAAAGTAAATATCCCTGATAAGAAGTTTAATAAAGGCCAGATATATGGTGGATTGATATTCGGATTGGGATGGGCATTAACCGGTGCATGTCCGGGCCCGCTGCTGGCGCAGGCTGGCGGGGGTGTCACTGTTATCGCTGTTACATTATTGAGTGCCGTAGCTGGTACCTGGGTGTATGGCAGATTTAGGGAGAAATTGCCGCATTAA
- a CDS encoding glycoside hydrolase family 3 protein: MKHILPSLSIPMLLCITGTAMAQNVKLTDKQSIPRVIAAMTLDEKASLVTGMGLKIEGLPPGILPPSKPEDDKVPEAVPGASGRTHAIPRLGIPSLTVTDGPAGVRISPQRHGDTTHTYYATGFPVATLLASSWDTALVTQIGKAIGNEAFEYNIDVMLGPGMNIQRNPLGGRNFEYYSEDPLLTGHMAAAMVKGIQSAGVGTSIKHFVANNQEFNRMQLNTIVSDRALREIYLRGFQLAVKLAQPWTVMSSYNKINGVYTSEWPGLLTGILRNEWKFKGIVMSDWFGGTDVVKQLQAGNNLLMPGTAAQSDAIVAAVKSGALSEKVLDENIAGILQLVLQSRTFKHLPHSDNPDLTAHAALVRKAASESMVLLKNDSNALPVAAPGKIALFGNTSYKMIAGGTGSGDVFKAYVTDMDKALLQSGYVLDAGLQSEYEKYITEQRQQHPRPPGLFSTAPRIPELDLDPETVGRLAKYMDIAVITLGRNAGEGDDRKITGDFELNKDEQDLIKRVSDAFHQAGKKIVVVLNIGGVIETASWRDAADAILLAWQPGQEAGSSVADIISGNINPSGRLAATFPMAYTDVPSAPNFPGKELPGAQATPGNPLMGKPSEVKYEEDIYIGYRHYATHHIPVSYSFGHGLSYTTFAYGKPALSSPVFTAPLRVTVTVTNSGKKAGKEVVQLYLQSPAIKEGRPTQELKGFVKTRILQPGEKETVTFTLNAADLAYYSEEKKSWVVAPGAYKVLLGGSSADIKQTVSFKYGK, encoded by the coding sequence ATGAAACACATACTCCCCAGCTTGTCCATCCCTATGCTGTTATGCATAACAGGTACTGCGATGGCACAAAACGTAAAACTGACAGACAAACAGAGCATTCCCCGGGTTATTGCAGCCATGACACTGGATGAAAAAGCCAGTCTGGTTACAGGGATGGGGCTCAAAATCGAAGGACTTCCCCCAGGCATCCTCCCTCCTTCCAAACCGGAAGACGATAAGGTGCCAGAGGCCGTTCCTGGTGCTTCCGGCCGGACGCATGCCATTCCGCGGCTGGGAATTCCGTCTCTCACCGTTACCGACGGCCCTGCCGGCGTAAGGATATCACCGCAACGCCATGGCGACACCACGCATACCTACTATGCTACCGGCTTTCCGGTGGCCACGCTGCTGGCATCCTCCTGGGATACCGCGCTGGTAACACAGATAGGCAAAGCTATTGGTAACGAGGCCTTCGAATATAATATAGATGTAATGCTGGGGCCGGGCATGAATATCCAGCGTAATCCGCTGGGAGGCCGCAATTTCGAATACTACTCCGAAGATCCTTTGCTGACAGGCCATATGGCCGCCGCTATGGTGAAAGGCATACAATCTGCCGGCGTTGGCACCAGCATCAAACACTTTGTTGCCAACAACCAGGAGTTTAACCGCATGCAACTCAACACCATCGTTTCCGACAGGGCATTGCGCGAGATTTACCTGCGCGGCTTTCAGCTGGCAGTGAAGCTCGCACAGCCATGGACGGTGATGTCGTCGTACAATAAAATCAACGGCGTATATACGTCGGAGTGGCCCGGATTACTCACCGGCATACTCCGCAATGAATGGAAATTCAAAGGCATTGTGATGTCCGACTGGTTTGGTGGCACAGACGTTGTCAAACAGTTGCAGGCAGGTAACAATCTCCTGATGCCTGGTACCGCTGCCCAGTCAGATGCAATAGTGGCCGCCGTAAAATCCGGCGCCTTGTCTGAAAAAGTGCTGGACGAAAATATTGCCGGCATACTACAGCTGGTACTGCAATCCAGGACCTTTAAGCATCTGCCGCATAGCGATAACCCCGATCTTACCGCCCACGCAGCGTTGGTACGCAAAGCCGCGTCGGAAAGCATGGTACTGCTGAAGAATGATAGTAATGCGCTTCCTGTAGCAGCCCCCGGAAAGATCGCGCTCTTTGGCAATACCTCCTATAAGATGATTGCCGGCGGAACCGGTAGCGGTGACGTATTCAAAGCATATGTTACCGATATGGACAAGGCCTTGCTGCAATCCGGATATGTACTGGATGCAGGCCTGCAGTCCGAATATGAAAAGTATATCACAGAACAACGGCAACAACACCCAAGGCCTCCGGGGCTTTTCAGCACCGCACCACGCATACCGGAGCTGGACCTCGACCCGGAAACGGTAGGTCGCCTGGCAAAATACATGGACATTGCGGTAATCACCTTAGGCCGTAACGCAGGTGAAGGCGATGACAGAAAAATCACCGGCGACTTTGAACTGAACAAAGATGAGCAGGACCTGATAAAGCGTGTCAGCGATGCGTTTCATCAGGCAGGCAAAAAGATAGTGGTAGTATTAAACATTGGCGGCGTTATTGAAACCGCCAGCTGGCGCGACGCTGCAGATGCTATTCTGCTGGCATGGCAGCCGGGACAGGAAGCAGGCAGCAGTGTTGCTGATATCATCAGCGGAAATATCAATCCTTCCGGCAGACTTGCAGCCACTTTCCCGATGGCTTATACGGATGTTCCTTCCGCGCCCAACTTTCCCGGAAAGGAACTTCCAGGCGCGCAGGCCACACCCGGCAATCCTTTGATGGGCAAACCTTCTGAAGTAAAATACGAGGAAGACATCTACATAGGATACCGGCATTATGCCACGCATCATATTCCGGTGTCTTATTCCTTTGGGCATGGACTATCGTACACCACTTTCGCCTATGGAAAGCCTGCCTTGAGCAGTCCGGTTTTCACAGCGCCATTGCGTGTAACCGTCACCGTTACCAACAGCGGAAAAAAGGCAGGAAAGGAAGTCGTGCAATTATACCTGCAATCACCGGCCATTAAAGAAGGCAGGCCTACGCAGGAGTTGAAAGGATTTGTAAAAACGCGTATCCTTCAACCTGGCGAAAAAGAAACGGTAACATTTACACTGAATGCCGCCGACCTGGCGTATTATAGTGAAGAGAAAAAGAGTTGGGTAGTAGCGCCGGGAGCGTATAAAGTGTTATTAGGTGGGTCTTCTGCGGATATTAAGCAAACAGTTAGTTTTAAATACGGGAAATAG
- a CDS encoding D-glycerate dehydrogenase yields MKVFATRVLPTEGLALMESAGITVTEWKEKRNLSSEELADICQDYDALYYAGGKPVTRDFLERCRHLKVISLMSAGYDNIDIAAAAELGIPVTNVPGVPAKSTADIAFLLMQAVARKAFYMHKRIINGEWGFSDPTAHLGTDLEGKTLGVWGLGNIGTIVARRCQRAFDMKIIYNNRSRNLEAEKELGATYVSFEELLQQSDVLTVHTALTDETKGRFDALAFSKMKPSAIFINTARGAIHDEAALLAAVQQKVIYGAGLDVTNPEPMHSENPLLQLPTVAILPHIGSATVATRNEMAKTAATNIIAAMKNEKLPNEVKG; encoded by the coding sequence ATGAAGGTTTTTGCAACGAGAGTATTACCAACTGAAGGATTGGCACTCATGGAAAGTGCGGGCATTACTGTTACGGAATGGAAAGAGAAAAGAAACCTCTCTTCTGAAGAACTGGCGGACATCTGCCAGGACTATGACGCATTGTATTATGCGGGTGGCAAGCCTGTTACCAGGGATTTCCTGGAGAGATGCAGACATTTGAAGGTCATCAGCCTGATGTCTGCCGGTTATGACAATATTGACATCGCGGCAGCTGCTGAACTGGGCATCCCCGTTACCAATGTACCGGGCGTTCCTGCCAAATCCACTGCAGACATAGCTTTCCTCTTGATGCAAGCTGTAGCCAGGAAAGCATTTTACATGCATAAACGTATTATCAACGGAGAATGGGGATTTTCAGACCCGACCGCGCATCTTGGTACCGACCTGGAAGGCAAAACGCTGGGTGTATGGGGCCTTGGCAACATAGGCACTATTGTAGCAAGGCGCTGCCAGCGAGCCTTCGACATGAAGATCATCTATAATAACAGATCCAGGAACCTGGAGGCGGAAAAAGAACTGGGCGCCACCTACGTTTCTTTTGAGGAATTACTGCAACAGAGTGATGTGCTAACGGTACACACCGCCTTGACAGATGAAACCAAAGGCCGCTTCGATGCGCTGGCATTCAGCAAAATGAAACCTTCGGCCATTTTCATTAATACCGCCCGTGGCGCCATCCACGACGAAGCCGCACTGCTGGCCGCTGTACAGCAAAAAGTTATTTACGGGGCCGGGCTGGATGTCACCAATCCGGAGCCAATGCATTCAGAAAACCCTTTACTGCAGCTACCTACCGTGGCTATATTGCCGCATATCGGCTCTGCTACTGTGGCTACCCGCAATGAAATGGCTAAAACCGCGGCCACAAACATTATAGCAGCCATGAAAAATGAAAAGCTGCCTAATGAGGTAAAGGGCTAA
- a CDS encoding alpha-N-acetylglucosaminidase, translating to MKYRLLAILLLSAVTARVSAQDYPGVKTLAQRRVPWLEKSLVLNRIPADSSREVFEIQTIGSRLHINASSSSAAAAGLNWYLKYHCHRSMSHMGDNLAPVNPLPAVPAKEKHLTEMPVRYALNYCTISYTMSFYSWADWEHELDWMSLNGVNTMLATVGTEAVWQRTLQRIGYTSEAARSFVAGPGFTAWWLMGNLEGWGGPVPQSIIDQQEALQKKILARMKELGIAPVMQGFYGMVPTTLKDKMKLTGVVPQGKWAGGFQRPDYLLPADTAFQRMAAIYYEEMKRSYGNDIRFFAGDPFHEGGNAQGVDVPAAAKGVQQSMLKAFPEATWVLQGWQANPGAQLLAGLDKSKVLVQELFGENTANWEKRKGYESTPFIWCTVTNFGEKMGLYGKLQRFADEVYRAANSPYKGVFRGAGIMPEGIRNNPVIYDLMMELPWHQEHVQVKDWIKTYVRARYGVENSELEAAWQGLLETCYSSFAAYQEGPTESIFTARPDMDVNKSVSTWGTRKRNYDTAVFSLSVQQFLNAAAKLKSNITLQTDAVDFERQLISNRGEQVYADMMAAWKNDDQTAFNKQSALFLSLMNQQDKLLGRSPYFRLDTWVNAARAMGNTPAEKSLLVRNAKTQITWWGPDNPDTDLHEYANKEWNGLMKTLYIPRWEKFIAALKSSPGKPVGRIDFFSMEKRWSEER from the coding sequence ATGAAATACAGATTATTAGCAATACTGCTGTTGTCTGCAGTAACAGCCCGTGTGTCTGCACAGGATTATCCCGGCGTGAAAACGCTGGCTCAGCGCCGCGTACCCTGGCTGGAAAAGTCACTCGTATTAAACAGGATACCTGCCGACAGCTCCCGCGAAGTATTTGAAATCCAAACCATCGGTAGCAGGCTCCATATCAATGCCTCTTCTTCCAGTGCCGCAGCGGCCGGACTCAACTGGTACCTGAAATACCATTGTCACCGCTCCATGTCGCATATGGGTGATAATCTTGCCCCTGTAAATCCTTTGCCTGCGGTTCCTGCAAAAGAAAAGCATCTAACGGAAATGCCTGTACGATATGCGCTGAATTATTGTACCATCAGTTATACGATGAGCTTTTACAGCTGGGCCGACTGGGAGCATGAGCTGGATTGGATGTCGCTCAACGGCGTAAATACCATGTTGGCTACAGTGGGTACAGAAGCCGTGTGGCAGCGCACTTTGCAACGGATAGGCTATACATCTGAAGCAGCAAGGAGCTTTGTTGCAGGTCCCGGATTCACTGCCTGGTGGCTGATGGGCAACCTGGAAGGCTGGGGAGGCCCGGTGCCACAATCCATCATCGATCAGCAGGAAGCATTGCAGAAAAAGATCCTGGCCCGTATGAAAGAACTGGGCATAGCCCCTGTTATGCAAGGTTTTTATGGCATGGTACCTACTACGCTCAAAGATAAAATGAAGCTGACAGGCGTGGTGCCACAAGGCAAATGGGCAGGTGGTTTTCAGCGCCCTGATTACCTGTTGCCGGCGGATACCGCATTTCAGCGTATGGCAGCTATTTACTACGAAGAAATGAAACGTAGTTATGGTAATGATATCCGTTTCTTCGCCGGTGATCCTTTCCATGAAGGTGGCAATGCGCAGGGCGTAGATGTCCCTGCTGCTGCAAAAGGTGTTCAGCAATCGATGCTGAAAGCATTTCCGGAGGCTACCTGGGTATTACAGGGCTGGCAGGCCAATCCTGGCGCGCAGCTGCTGGCGGGCCTCGATAAATCCAAAGTGCTGGTACAGGAACTTTTCGGTGAAAATACCGCTAACTGGGAGAAACGTAAAGGCTATGAAAGCACGCCTTTCATCTGGTGTACGGTGACCAATTTCGGAGAAAAAATGGGCCTGTACGGAAAGCTGCAACGCTTTGCTGATGAGGTGTACCGTGCTGCCAATAGTCCATATAAGGGCGTATTCCGCGGTGCCGGCATCATGCCGGAAGGTATCCGCAATAACCCTGTTATCTATGACCTGATGATGGAATTACCCTGGCACCAGGAACATGTACAGGTAAAGGATTGGATAAAAACGTATGTACGTGCACGTTATGGTGTGGAAAACAGCGAACTGGAAGCGGCCTGGCAGGGATTGCTGGAAACCTGCTACAGCAGTTTTGCGGCGTACCAGGAAGGGCCAACAGAATCGATCTTTACTGCGCGCCCTGATATGGATGTTAATAAGTCTGTTTCTACCTGGGGTACCAGGAAAAGAAATTATGATACCGCTGTTTTCAGCTTGTCGGTGCAACAGTTTCTCAACGCTGCTGCTAAGCTGAAATCCAATATTACACTGCAAACAGATGCGGTGGATTTTGAAAGACAGCTGATCAGTAATCGCGGTGAACAGGTGTATGCTGATATGATGGCAGCCTGGAAAAATGATGATCAGACTGCATTTAATAAGCAATCCGCATTGTTTCTTTCGCTGATGAACCAGCAGGACAAACTCCTGGGACGCAGCCCTTATTTCAGACTGGATACGTGGGTGAATGCAGCCAGGGCTATGGGTAATACGCCAGCAGAAAAGTCATTGCTGGTACGTAACGCGAAAACACAGATCACCTGGTGGGGGCCTGATAACCCGGATACCGACCTGCATGAATATGCCAACAAGGAATGGAACGGATTAATGAAAACACTATATATCCCACGATGGGAGAAATTTATCGCTGCACTTAAAAGCAGCCCGGGCAAGCCCGTCGGCAGAATCGACTTTTTCAGCATGGAAAAGCGGTGGTCAGAAGAAAGATAA